One window of Brevibacillus choshinensis genomic DNA carries:
- a CDS encoding carbon-nitrogen hydrolase family protein — MKVAIAQLTSTMDKAENLQKAVTYIAKAKASGADFVILPEMYLAPATPKTGVTPAQVAEPLDGPFVTGLAQAARDHGVYVVCGMYEKIDHDPNRAYNTTVFLNRSGELIHTYRKTHLYDAFSFVESEAIAAGDNPYQVVETEFGKIGLMVCYEVRFPEIARQFALQGADILFVPAGWVAGAMKEDHWETLVRARAIENTMFVCAADQVGNIFAGRSLIVDPMGVVLASAGEEETLIVAELDLDRIQRVRSKLPSVANRRAEFYIN; from the coding sequence ATGAAAGTAGCGATTGCGCAACTCACATCGACCATGGATAAAGCGGAAAACCTGCAAAAAGCAGTTACTTACATCGCAAAAGCGAAAGCGTCCGGGGCAGATTTTGTTATTCTGCCTGAAATGTATCTCGCACCAGCCACACCGAAAACAGGTGTCACACCAGCACAGGTAGCGGAGCCTTTGGACGGACCTTTCGTTACCGGGCTGGCGCAAGCGGCTCGTGATCATGGCGTTTATGTGGTGTGCGGCATGTACGAAAAGATCGACCATGATCCTAATCGAGCATACAACACGACGGTATTCCTGAACCGATCTGGTGAATTGATCCATACGTACCGCAAGACACATCTGTACGATGCCTTTTCGTTCGTGGAGTCCGAGGCTATCGCTGCGGGCGACAATCCATACCAGGTGGTGGAGACGGAGTTTGGGAAAATCGGCCTCATGGTGTGCTATGAAGTGCGATTCCCGGAAATTGCGAGACAGTTTGCCCTGCAAGGTGCTGACATCCTGTTCGTACCAGCTGGATGGGTAGCAGGCGCGATGAAAGAAGATCATTGGGAGACACTCGTCCGTGCGAGAGCGATTGAGAATACGATGTTCGTTTGCGCGGCCGATCAGGTGGGCAATATTTTTGCAGGACGTAGCTTGATCGTGGATCCGATGGGTGTCGTTTTAGCGAGTGCAGGTGAAGAAGAAACGCTCATCGTGGCGGAGCTTGATCTGGATCGCATTCAGCGCGTCCGCAGTAAATTGCCAAGTGTGGCAAATCGGCGCGCAGAGTTTTATATTAACTAA